One window from the genome of Bacillus weihaiensis encodes:
- the dxs gene encoding 1-deoxy-D-xylulose-5-phosphate synthase gives MDLLSIKDPSFLKNLSNNELEKLSAEIRQFLIEKLANTGGHIGPNLGVVELTIALHKVFDSPKDKFLWDVGHQSYVHKILTGRADQFDTLRQYEGLCGFPKRCESEHDVWETGHSSTSLSAAMGMAIARDLKKSKEHVIPIIGDGALTGGMALEALNHIGHEKKDVIVVLNDNEMSIAPNVGALHNILGRLRTAGKYHWVKDELEYLLKKIPAVGGKLASTAERVKDSLKYLLVSGVFFEELGFTYLGPVDGHDYDNLFENLQYAKKTSGPVLLHVITKKGKGYQPAETDTIGTWHGTGPYKIETGDFVKPQAIGPAWSKVVSETVRKLAREDERIVAITPAMPVGSKLEAFAEEFPDRMFDVGIAEQHAATVAAGLATQDMKPFLAIYSTFLQRAYDQVVHDICRQNLNVFIGIDRSGLVGADGETHQGVFDIAFLRHLPNMVIMMAKDENEGQHLVNTALKYNEGPIALRYARGNGIGVPMDETLKEIPIGTWEVLKEGSDAVILTFGTTIEMAMDASSKLAEAGVSVRVVNARFIKPMDEKMLKEIFAEGLPILTIEEAVLQGGFGSAVLEFAQENQASSRISRMGIPDRFIEHGSVSKLLEEIGMTTENVVQKMNELLPYQEKRVMRS, from the coding sequence TTGGATCTTCTATCCATTAAAGACCCAAGTTTTTTAAAAAACTTATCGAATAATGAGCTTGAAAAATTAAGCGCCGAAATAAGGCAATTTTTAATTGAAAAGCTTGCAAATACTGGAGGACATATTGGTCCTAATTTAGGTGTTGTGGAACTGACAATCGCCTTACACAAAGTATTTGATAGCCCTAAAGACAAATTCTTATGGGATGTTGGTCATCAATCATATGTGCATAAAATTTTAACTGGACGAGCTGATCAATTCGATACATTACGTCAGTATGAAGGACTATGTGGGTTTCCAAAACGTTGTGAGAGTGAACATGATGTGTGGGAAACAGGACATAGTTCAACATCATTATCAGCTGCAATGGGCATGGCAATTGCTCGTGACTTAAAAAAATCCAAAGAACATGTTATTCCGATAATTGGAGACGGAGCATTAACAGGTGGAATGGCTCTTGAAGCCTTAAATCATATCGGACATGAAAAAAAGGACGTGATTGTTGTCCTTAATGATAATGAAATGTCTATTGCGCCAAACGTAGGGGCACTTCATAATATTCTAGGGCGACTTCGTACAGCTGGAAAATATCATTGGGTAAAAGATGAGCTTGAATATTTGTTGAAGAAGATTCCAGCTGTCGGTGGCAAGCTAGCGTCTACAGCTGAGCGTGTGAAGGACAGCCTAAAATATTTATTAGTGTCTGGTGTGTTTTTTGAAGAGTTAGGCTTTACTTACTTGGGACCTGTCGATGGTCATGACTATGATAACCTATTTGAAAACCTTCAATATGCGAAAAAAACCTCAGGTCCTGTTTTATTGCATGTTATAACAAAAAAAGGAAAAGGGTATCAGCCAGCTGAGACAGATACTATCGGTACTTGGCATGGTACAGGACCTTATAAAATTGAAACCGGTGATTTCGTCAAACCTCAAGCAATTGGGCCTGCTTGGAGTAAGGTGGTTAGTGAAACAGTAAGAAAACTAGCACGAGAAGATGAGCGAATTGTCGCAATTACACCTGCAATGCCTGTCGGTTCGAAACTAGAAGCCTTTGCTGAAGAATTTCCAGATCGTATGTTTGATGTAGGTATTGCCGAACAACATGCTGCAACAGTTGCTGCTGGATTAGCAACACAAGATATGAAGCCATTCTTAGCAATCTACTCTACCTTCTTACAAAGGGCATATGATCAAGTCGTACATGATATTTGTCGTCAAAATTTAAATGTCTTTATAGGAATTGACCGTTCTGGTTTAGTTGGAGCGGATGGAGAAACTCATCAAGGAGTTTTTGACATTGCTTTCTTAAGACATTTACCTAATATGGTCATAATGATGGCGAAAGATGAAAATGAAGGACAGCACCTTGTAAATACAGCGTTAAAATATAATGAAGGACCTATTGCTCTTCGTTATGCGCGTGGAAATGGAATCGGTGTCCCAATGGATGAGACACTAAAAGAAATTCCTATTGGGACATGGGAAGTTTTAAAAGAAGGTTCTGACGCAGTCATTTTAACATTTGGAACAACAATTGAGATGGCGATGGACGCTTCAAGTAAACTTGCAGAGGCGGGAGTGTCAGTTCGTGTTGTAAACGCACGATTTATTAAACCAATGGATGAGAAAATGCTGAAAGAGATTTTTGCTGAAGGTCTTCCAATTTTAACAATCGAGGAAGCGGTCCTTCAAGGTGGGTTTGGAAGTGCAGTCTTAGAATTTGCGCAAGAAAACCAAGCTTCTTCCAGAATTTCAAGAATGGGTATTCCAGATCGCTTCATAGAACATGGTAGTGTATCGAAGTTGTTGGAAGAAATTGGGATGACCACAGAAAATGTTGTGCAAAAAATGAATGAGCTACTTCCGTACCAAGAAAAAAGGGTAATGAGATCATGA